A stretch of the Thunnus thynnus chromosome 7, fThuThy2.1, whole genome shotgun sequence genome encodes the following:
- the mtus2b gene encoding microtubule-associated tumor suppressor candidate 2 isoform X4 codes for MGHCCCRHFLPLRCLDQTNESAIVKERELSLELARIRDEVAFSVAHWEQLQQEKEELERRFEAELQGLRAQQQKELGALEERLKAQHTAESKSLQAQQRAELEELRVKQQEQIEEMFEDHEESLMEMETAHNDTLATLQEEHARTVKNLKMAHEQQKKSLEEEFEKIRLSLQDQVDTLTFQNHSLRDRAKRFEEALRKSTDEQIVDALAPYQHIEEDLKSLKEVLEMKNQQIHQQELKITELEKIAEKNVYLEERVQVLQQQNEDLKERIDKNLAVSRQLSEENANLQVNVEKESNEKKRLSRTNEELLWRLQTGELSPRMSPSSSPIHRPPSGPGSPARPHSYHQ; via the exons ATGGGCCATTGCTGCTGTAGGCATTTCCTCCCTCTGCGCTGTCTGGACCAAACG AATGAGAGTGCTATTGTGAAAGAGAGGGAACTGTCCCTAGAGCTCGCCAGAATCAGGGATGAAGTGG CTTTCAGTGTTGCACACTGGGAGCAACTgcagcaggagaaggaggaacTGGAGCGGCGTTTTGAGGCTGAGCTGCAGGGATTGCGCGCTCAGCAGCAAAAGGAGCTGGGAGCGCTGGAGGAGCGGCTGAAGGCACAGCATACGGCTGAGTCCAAGAGCCTGCAGGCCCAACAACGCGCTGAGCTGGAGGAGCTACGGGTCAAACAGCAGGAGCAG ATTGAGGAGATGTTTGAGGACCATGAGGAGTCCTTGATGGAGATGGAGACGGCTCACAATGACACGCTGGCCACTCTGCAGGAGGAGCATGCCAGGACTGTGAAAA ATCTGAAGATGGCCCACGAGCAGCAGAAGAAGTCTCTGGAGGAGGAGTTTGAAAAGATCAGATTGTCTCTGCAG GACCAGGTGGACACGCTGACATTTCAGAACCATAGCCTTCGAGACCGAGCAAAGCGCTTTGAAGAAGCTCTACGAAAGAGCACAGATGAACAGATAGTG GATGCTTTGGCACCATATCAACACATTGAGGAGGACCTGAAGAGTCTGAAAGAAGTGCTGGAGATGAAGAATCAACAAATCCATCAACAGGAACTGAAGATTACAGAGCTGGAGAAAATA GCTGAAAAGAATGTGTACCTGGAGGAGAGAGTGCaggtgttacagcagcagaatGAGGACCTGAAGGAAAGAATAGACAAGAACCTTGCTGTGTCCAG GCAACTCTCTGAGGAGAATGCCAACTTGCAAGTGAACGTGGAGAAGGAGAGCAACGAGAAGAAGCGGTTGAGCCGCACCAATGAGGAACTGCTGTGGCGTCTTCAGACAGGCGAGCTGAGCCCTCGTATGTCCCCCAGCTCCTCCCCCATCCATCGACCCCCCTCTGGACCAGGCTCACCTGCCCGTCCGCACTCCTACCATCAATGA